A genomic region of Azoarcus sp. KH32C contains the following coding sequences:
- a CDS encoding pseudouridine synthase, whose product MKSRSRSGDDAKTQASAPEANSGDAAQAPEARKTLTVGKPKADAAAAPRREGVRARFAPGAAKTRATERTARPSGPAASTPASAAAKPKAAVARPAAVSRPARPAAIARPAPVARSAAPASSSAAAKPGTTSTQEGVRLSKVMADRGLCSRREADEMIERGWVFVDGQCISELGSRIDPNAEITLAAQARKRQSSRVTILLHKPVGYVSGQPEPGYEPAVSLIGAGNQFDRDEAQPFDFSHLVGLAPAGRLDIDSTGLLVLTQDGRVARQLIGDDSKVDKEYLVRVEGKLDDRGLELLNHGLELDGRKLRPAKVEWLNRDQLRFVLREGRKRQIRRMCELVGLKVVGLKRIRIGRVRLGDLPLGQWRFLREDECF is encoded by the coding sequence ATGAAATCCAGATCCAGAAGCGGTGACGACGCGAAGACGCAAGCGTCGGCGCCCGAGGCAAATTCAGGCGACGCCGCGCAGGCGCCCGAAGCGCGCAAGACGCTGACGGTCGGTAAGCCGAAGGCGGACGCCGCTGCGGCGCCGCGTCGGGAAGGCGTCCGTGCCCGGTTTGCGCCGGGGGCTGCCAAGACGCGCGCGACGGAGCGCACTGCCCGGCCGAGCGGACCGGCGGCTTCGACCCCAGCAAGCGCCGCCGCGAAGCCGAAGGCCGCCGTGGCGCGTCCCGCAGCGGTCTCACGTCCCGCACGTCCTGCGGCAATTGCACGTCCTGCGCCGGTCGCACGTTCGGCCGCTCCCGCGAGCAGCTCTGCCGCGGCCAAGCCAGGAACGACGTCGACGCAGGAGGGGGTGCGGCTTTCGAAGGTTATGGCCGACCGCGGCCTGTGCTCGCGCCGCGAGGCGGACGAGATGATCGAGCGCGGCTGGGTGTTCGTCGATGGGCAGTGCATTTCGGAACTGGGCTCGCGCATCGATCCGAACGCCGAGATCACGCTCGCGGCGCAGGCGCGCAAACGCCAGTCGTCCCGCGTGACGATCCTGCTGCACAAGCCGGTCGGTTATGTGTCGGGCCAGCCGGAACCGGGCTACGAGCCCGCGGTGTCGCTGATCGGCGCGGGGAACCAGTTCGATCGCGACGAGGCGCAGCCCTTCGATTTCTCGCACCTGGTCGGCCTTGCGCCGGCGGGCCGTCTGGACATCGATTCGACCGGTTTGCTCGTGCTGACACAGGATGGCCGCGTCGCGCGCCAGTTGATCGGCGACGACTCGAAGGTCGACAAGGAATACCTCGTCCGTGTCGAGGGAAAGCTCGACGACCGGGGGTTGGAGCTGCTGAACCACGGCCTTGAGCTTGACGGGCGCAAGCTGCGCCCCGCCAAGGTCGAGTGGCTCAATCGTGACCAGTTGCGCTTCGTGCTCCGCGAAGGCCGCAAGCGTCAGATCCGGCGCATGTGCGAGTTGGTTGGCCTGAAGGTGGTCGGCCTCAAGCGCATCCGGATCGGGCGTGTGCGACTAGGCGACCTTCCGCTGGGGCAGTGGCGCTTCCTGCGTGAAGACGAGTGCTTTTAA
- a CDS encoding ABC transporter permease → MNTADFIRLALRALIAHRLRSFLTLLGIGVGIAAVILLTSIGEGLHRFVLREFTQFGTNIIELTPGRQGAKGGPPGLPSTARQLTLDDALAIARVPYVTGVTPVVWGNSDVQAGGRVRRTTINGVGPEMHRIFSMQVRIGSFLPPDDPENARAFVVLGSKLKNELFGGANALGERLRIGGERYRVIGVMEEKGQFLGIDLDDTAYIPTDRALSLFNRSGLMKVDVAYEEAVPASRIAADIRKLLVARHGQDDVTITTQADMLARLSNILDILTAAVGALGGISLLVGGVGIVTIMTIAVTERTNEIGLLVALGARRRTILGLFLGEAIALAAVGGVFGLAVGAGIAQLVGLIVPALPVHTPWHFVVIAEALAITIGLLAGVLPARKAARLDPVEALRAE, encoded by the coding sequence ATGAACACCGCCGACTTCATCCGCCTCGCTCTGCGCGCCCTAATCGCCCACCGCCTGCGTAGCTTCCTCACGCTGCTCGGCATCGGCGTCGGCATTGCGGCGGTGATCCTGCTGACCTCTATCGGCGAGGGGCTGCATCGCTTCGTGCTCCGCGAATTCACCCAGTTCGGCACCAACATCATCGAGCTCACGCCGGGTCGCCAGGGCGCGAAAGGCGGCCCGCCGGGGCTACCCAGTACGGCGCGCCAACTCACGCTCGACGACGCCCTCGCGATCGCGCGGGTGCCCTACGTCACCGGCGTGACGCCCGTCGTGTGGGGGAACTCGGACGTGCAGGCCGGCGGACGCGTGCGGCGCACGACGATCAACGGCGTCGGCCCCGAGATGCACCGTATCTTCTCGATGCAGGTACGCATCGGCAGCTTCCTGCCGCCCGACGACCCGGAAAACGCGCGCGCCTTCGTCGTGCTCGGATCCAAGCTCAAGAACGAACTCTTCGGCGGCGCCAACGCGCTCGGCGAGCGCCTGCGCATCGGCGGCGAGCGCTACCGCGTGATCGGCGTGATGGAGGAGAAGGGCCAGTTCCTCGGCATCGACCTCGACGACACCGCCTACATCCCGACCGACCGCGCGCTCTCGCTCTTCAACCGTTCAGGCCTGATGAAGGTGGATGTCGCCTACGAGGAAGCGGTGCCCGCCTCACGCATCGCCGCCGACATCCGCAAGCTGCTCGTCGCGCGCCATGGCCAGGACGACGTGACGATCACGACCCAGGCAGACATGCTCGCGCGGCTGTCGAACATCCTCGACATCCTCACGGCGGCGGTCGGGGCGCTCGGCGGCATCTCGCTCCTCGTCGGCGGCGTCGGCATCGTCACGATCATGACGATCGCAGTCACCGAACGCACCAACGAGATCGGCCTGCTGGTCGCGCTCGGCGCACGGCGCAGGACGATCCTGGGACTGTTTCTTGGCGAAGCCATCGCCCTTGCCGCCGTCGGCGGCGTCTTCGGCCTCGCGGTCGGCGCCGGCATCGCCCAACTTGTCGGCCTGATCGTGCCGGCCCTGCCGGTGCATACGCCCTGGCATTTCGTCGTCATCGCCGAAGCGCTGGCGATCACGATCGGCCTCCTCGCCGGCGTGCTCCCGGCCCGCAAGGCCGCGCGGCTCGATCCGGTCGAGGCGCTGCGCGCGGAGTAA
- a CDS encoding ABC transporter permease — translation MTPADTLRFAARAAAGYPLRTALMVLAMSIGVAAVVVLTALGDGARRYVMNEFSALGSNLVIMLPGRSSTGGLSLGNLVTTTPRDLTVRDAEALLRAPDVKRIAPLSVGTAEISYGGRLRETMAVGTGADYLDIRRFRMAQGQFLPREDLGRASSSAVLGATLRDELFGSEPAVGRMIRIGDRRLRVIGVLEKSGQGLGMNTDELIFVPVATAQAMFNTNTLFRIIVEARDRDALLPAKRQIEEIMRIRRDGELDVTLITQDAVLGTFDRILGALTLAVAGIAAISLAVAGILVMNVMLVAVTQRTGEIGLLKALGASARSIRMAFLTEAALLSLAGAVAGLGLGHAGAWGLRLAFPVLPAWPPDWAVFAGVGTALVTGVLFGVMPARRAARLDPVEALAKR, via the coding sequence GTGACGCCGGCCGACACACTCCGCTTCGCGGCCCGCGCCGCCGCCGGCTATCCGCTGCGCACCGCGCTGATGGTGCTCGCGATGTCGATCGGCGTCGCCGCGGTCGTCGTGCTCACGGCACTCGGCGACGGCGCGCGGCGCTATGTGATGAACGAGTTTTCGGCGCTCGGCAGCAATCTCGTGATCATGCTCCCCGGCCGCAGCTCGACCGGCGGACTGTCGCTCGGCAATCTCGTCACCACCACCCCGCGCGATCTCACCGTGCGCGACGCCGAGGCCCTGCTGCGCGCCCCGGACGTCAAGCGCATCGCCCCCTTGTCAGTCGGCACCGCCGAGATCTCGTACGGAGGACGCCTGCGCGAGACGATGGCGGTCGGCACCGGAGCCGACTACCTCGACATCCGCCGCTTCCGCATGGCCCAAGGCCAGTTCCTGCCCCGCGAAGACCTCGGCCGCGCGAGCTCCTCGGCCGTCCTCGGTGCGACGCTGCGGGATGAACTCTTCGGCTCGGAGCCCGCCGTCGGCCGCATGATCCGCATCGGCGACCGCCGCCTGCGCGTCATCGGCGTGCTCGAAAAATCCGGCCAGGGCCTCGGCATGAACACCGACGAGCTGATCTTCGTCCCGGTCGCGACCGCCCAGGCGATGTTCAACACCAACACGCTCTTCCGCATCATCGTCGAGGCCCGCGACCGCGACGCGCTACTGCCGGCGAAGCGCCAGATCGAAGAGATCATGCGCATCCGCCGCGACGGCGAGCTCGACGTAACGCTGATCACCCAAGACGCCGTGCTCGGCACCTTCGATCGCATCCTCGGGGCACTCACGCTCGCCGTCGCCGGGATCGCGGCGATCAGCCTCGCGGTCGCGGGCATCCTCGTGATGAACGTGATGCTCGTTGCCGTCACCCAACGCACGGGCGAGATCGGCCTCCTCAAGGCGCTCGGTGCCAGCGCGCGCAGCATCCGCATGGCGTTCCTCACCGAGGCCGCGCTGCTCTCGCTCGCCGGCGCGGTTGCCGGCCTCGGACTGGGACACGCCGGCGCGTGGGGGCTCAGGCTCGCGTTTCCGGTATTGCCCGCATGGCCGCCCGACTGGGCGGTATTTGCCGGCGTCGGCACGGCGCTCGTGACCGGTGTGCTGTTCGGCGTGATGCCGGCCCGCCGTGCAGCGCGGCTCGATCCCGTCGAGGCGCTCGCGAAACGATGA
- a CDS encoding ABC transporter ATP-binding protein — protein MAQIELRGIERVFKLGDSEVHALHELSVSIDTGEYVAIMGPSGSGKSTLLNLLGLLDRPNAGTYRLEGRDVTTLSPDEQAEVRSHRIGFVFQSFHLVPRLTAAENIALPLMLAGVPPAERRSRVTKALKDFGLDTRAGHRPDELSGGQRQRVAIARATIMRPAMILADEPTGNLDRATGQDVTALLEGLNAGGVTLIVVTHDPVMGSRARRRLMMEDGMLTHDDGSPAVPSLQYD, from the coding sequence ATGGCACAGATCGAACTGAGGGGCATCGAGCGCGTCTTCAAGCTCGGCGACAGCGAGGTGCATGCGCTGCATGAGCTCTCCGTGTCGATCGACACCGGCGAATACGTCGCGATCATGGGCCCGTCGGGCTCCGGCAAATCGACGCTGCTCAACCTGCTGGGCCTGCTCGATCGTCCGAACGCCGGCACCTACCGCCTCGAAGGCCGTGACGTAACGACGCTGAGCCCCGACGAACAGGCCGAGGTCCGCAGCCATCGCATCGGCTTCGTGTTCCAGAGCTTTCACCTCGTGCCGCGCCTCACCGCGGCCGAGAACATCGCGCTGCCGCTGATGCTGGCCGGGGTCCCGCCGGCGGAACGGCGATCCCGCGTCACCAAGGCGCTGAAGGACTTCGGCCTCGATACGCGCGCCGGCCACCGCCCCGACGAGCTTTCCGGCGGACAACGGCAGCGGGTCGCGATCGCGCGTGCGACGATCATGCGGCCGGCGATGATCCTCGCCGACGAGCCCACCGGCAACCTCGATCGCGCAACCGGCCAGGACGTCACGGCGCTCCTCGAAGGGCTCAACGCCGGCGGCGTCACGCTGATCGTCGTCACGCACGACCCCGTGATGGGCAGCCGCGCGCGCCGCCGCTTGATGATGGAAGACGGCATGCTGACGCACGACGACGGCAGCCCGGCAGTGCCTTCGCTGCAGTATGACTGA
- a CDS encoding efflux RND transporter periplasmic adaptor subunit codes for MPTFLRRSLIVLTVIALAAAAGWWFTRPKPLPVRLVEVGRGSVQATLSNTRAGEIEACQRTKLSTIVGGRIEYLGVKEGDRVQAGQLLMRLWSDDLDARLKVNRAQLETARRRVEEACTQADNAEREAVRQDELFRRNFVSSSRVDQACTEARARRAACETARSDIRTAEAQIGATSTDRQRTVLIAPFAGTVAKITGELGEYSTPSPPGVPTPPAIDLIDDSCLYVKAPMDEIDAPKIRPGQPARLTFDALPGKVFEARVKRVAPYITAIEKQARTVDVEIDFAHPDEARGMLVGYSADAEIVLEVRDNALRIPTATLRDGTKVLRYRAEDGRLEERSVKTGISNWEYTEILDGLAEGDRIVSSLEREGVKAGAHVRPEDDVAASR; via the coding sequence ATGCCGACCTTCCTGCGCCGCAGCCTCATTGTCCTGACCGTCATTGCGTTGGCCGCCGCGGCGGGCTGGTGGTTCACCCGGCCGAAGCCGCTGCCGGTCCGTCTCGTCGAGGTCGGCCGCGGCAGCGTCCAGGCGACGCTGTCCAACACGCGCGCCGGCGAAATCGAAGCCTGCCAGCGGACCAAGCTCTCGACCATCGTCGGCGGGCGCATCGAATACCTCGGCGTCAAGGAAGGCGACCGCGTGCAGGCGGGGCAGCTGCTGATGCGGCTATGGAGCGACGACCTCGATGCGCGGCTGAAAGTGAATCGCGCCCAGCTCGAAACTGCGAGGCGGCGTGTAGAGGAAGCCTGCACCCAGGCGGACAATGCCGAACGCGAGGCCGTGCGCCAGGACGAACTCTTCCGCCGCAATTTCGTGTCCTCCTCGCGCGTCGACCAGGCGTGCACCGAAGCGCGGGCCCGACGCGCCGCCTGCGAAACCGCCCGCTCCGACATCCGCACCGCCGAAGCGCAGATCGGCGCCACCTCGACCGACCGCCAGCGCACGGTGCTGATCGCGCCCTTCGCCGGCACGGTCGCGAAGATCACCGGCGAGCTCGGCGAGTACTCGACGCCCTCCCCGCCGGGCGTGCCGACGCCGCCGGCCATCGACCTCATCGACGACAGCTGCCTCTATGTGAAGGCACCGATGGACGAGATCGACGCGCCGAAGATCCGCCCGGGCCAACCTGCCCGCCTCACGTTCGACGCCCTGCCCGGCAAGGTCTTCGAAGCGCGCGTGAAGCGCGTCGCGCCCTACATCACGGCGATCGAAAAGCAGGCCCGTACCGTCGACGTCGAGATCGACTTCGCCCACCCCGACGAAGCCCGCGGCATGCTCGTCGGTTACAGCGCGGACGCCGAAATCGTGCTCGAAGTGCGCGACAACGCCTTGCGCATCCCGACTGCGACCCTGCGCGACGGCACCAAGGTGCTGCGCTATCGCGCCGAGGACGGCCGGCTGGAGGAGCGCAGCGTGAAGACCGGAATCTCCAACTGGGAATACACCGAAATCCTCGACGGTCTGGCCGAAGGCGACCGCATCGTCAGCTCGCTCGAACGCGAGGGCGTGAAGGCCGGCGCGCACGTCAGACCGGAAGACGATGTCGCCGCATCGCGTTGA
- a CDS encoding glutamine--tRNA ligase/YqeY domain fusion protein: MSDTSKPAAAAAPVSNFIRNIIDEDIRSGKWGGRVETRFPPEPNGYLHYGHAKSICLNFGLAQSYAGACHLRFDDTNPEKEEQEYVDSIVEAVSWLGFEWGKHQYFASDYFEKMYACAEYLITAGKAYVESLSAEEMRAYRGTLTEPGRESPYRSRSVEENLDLFRRMRAGEFADGQHVLRAKVDMASPNINLRDPAIYRIRKAHHHRAGDAWCIYPMYTFAHPIEDAIEGITHSICTLEFEDQRPFYDWLLDALAEGGLFPRPLPQQIEFARLNLTYVVLSKRKLIQLVDEKHVTGWDDPRLPTLVGARRRGFTAGGFRLFAERIGVTKSDTWIDFSVLEECMREDLNEAAERRVAVLDPLKLVITNYPEGQSELCEAPNHPLKPELGKRPMPFSRELWIEREDFMETPVKGFHRLSPGNMARLRYGYVVKCTGCEKDADGNVTAVLCEYLPDTKSGTPGADSVKVKGNLHWVSVAHGYEAEVRLYDRLFAYPHPGNRREGDPEDFERSFIDDINPDSRRAIRAWLEPALREAAAEERFQFERHGYFVADRVDSKAGAPVFNRTVTLKDSWSKARG, translated from the coding sequence GTGTCCGACACTTCGAAACCCGCTGCCGCCGCAGCGCCCGTGAGCAACTTCATCCGCAACATCATCGACGAGGACATCCGGAGCGGCAAATGGGGCGGACGGGTCGAGACCCGTTTCCCGCCGGAGCCCAACGGCTACCTGCACTACGGCCATGCCAAGTCGATCTGCCTGAACTTCGGCCTGGCCCAGAGCTACGCCGGGGCCTGCCATCTGCGCTTCGACGACACGAACCCCGAGAAGGAAGAGCAGGAATACGTCGACTCGATCGTCGAGGCGGTGAGCTGGCTCGGCTTCGAGTGGGGCAAGCACCAGTACTTCGCGTCGGACTACTTCGAGAAGATGTATGCCTGCGCTGAATACCTGATCACGGCCGGCAAGGCTTACGTCGAATCGCTGTCGGCCGAGGAGATGCGCGCCTACCGCGGCACGCTGACCGAGCCGGGCCGCGAGAGCCCCTACCGCAGCCGCAGCGTCGAAGAGAACCTCGACCTCTTCCGCCGCATGCGCGCGGGCGAATTCGCCGACGGCCAGCACGTGCTGCGCGCGAAGGTCGACATGGCCTCGCCCAACATCAACCTGCGTGACCCGGCGATCTACCGCATCCGCAAGGCCCATCACCATCGCGCGGGCGACGCGTGGTGCATCTATCCGATGTACACCTTCGCGCACCCGATCGAGGACGCGATCGAAGGCATCACGCACTCGATCTGCACGCTCGAGTTCGAAGACCAGCGCCCGTTCTACGACTGGCTGCTCGATGCGCTCGCCGAAGGGGGTCTTTTCCCCCGCCCGCTACCGCAGCAGATCGAGTTCGCGCGCCTCAACCTGACCTACGTCGTGCTGTCGAAGCGCAAGCTGATCCAGTTGGTCGACGAGAAACACGTCACCGGCTGGGACGACCCTCGCCTGCCGACGCTGGTCGGCGCCCGCCGTCGCGGTTTCACGGCGGGCGGTTTCCGCCTGTTTGCCGAGCGCATCGGCGTGACCAAGTCCGACACCTGGATTGATTTCAGCGTGCTCGAAGAATGCATGCGCGAGGACCTCAACGAGGCGGCCGAGCGTCGCGTCGCGGTGCTCGATCCGCTCAAGCTCGTGATCACGAACTACCCCGAAGGCCAGAGCGAGCTGTGCGAGGCGCCGAACCATCCGCTCAAGCCCGAACTCGGCAAGCGTCCGATGCCTTTCTCGCGCGAGCTGTGGATCGAGCGCGAAGACTTCATGGAAACCCCGGTGAAGGGCTTCCACCGCCTCTCCCCGGGCAACATGGCGCGGCTGCGCTACGGCTACGTCGTCAAATGCACGGGCTGCGAGAAGGATGCCGACGGCAATGTCACGGCGGTGCTGTGCGAGTATCTCCCCGACACGAAGTCCGGCACGCCGGGCGCGGACAGCGTCAAGGTCAAGGGCAACCTGCACTGGGTGTCGGTCGCGCACGGCTACGAGGCCGAAGTGCGCCTCTATGATCGCCTCTTCGCCTACCCGCATCCGGGCAACCGTCGCGAAGGCGATCCGGAAGACTTCGAGCGCAGCTTCATCGACGACATCAACCCGGACTCACGCCGCGCGATCCGCGCGTGGCTGGAACCGGCGCTGCGCGAAGCGGCTGCGGAAGAACGCTTCCAGTTCGAGCGCCACGGCTACTTCGTCGCCGACCGCGTCGACTCGAAAGCCGGTGCGCCGGTGTTCAACCGCACCGTGACCTTGAAGGACTCCTGGAGCAAGGCTCGCGGCTGA
- the crcB gene encoding fluoride efflux transporter CrcB, translated as MSAPLAPLSGFVAVGFGAAVGAWLRWGLGLLLNPLFLLIPLGTLAANLLGGLIMGASLAWIHAVPEMSPAVRLLLTTGFLGGLTTFSTFSAESLHLMQRGEWFWLVLHTFVHVLGALFMAWAGYTAFNAWRG; from the coding sequence ATGAGCGCGCCACTCGCCCCGCTTTCGGGCTTCGTCGCGGTCGGTTTCGGCGCTGCAGTTGGCGCGTGGCTGCGATGGGGCCTCGGCCTGCTCCTCAATCCGCTGTTCCTGCTGATCCCGCTCGGCACGCTGGCCGCGAACCTGCTCGGCGGGCTGATCATGGGCGCGTCGCTGGCCTGGATTCACGCCGTGCCGGAGATGTCGCCGGCCGTGAGGCTGTTGCTGACAACCGGCTTTCTGGGCGGATTGACGACCTTTTCGACCTTTTCCGCCGAAAGCCTGCACCTGATGCAGCGGGGCGAGTGGTTCTGGCTGGTGCTGCACACCTTTGTTCACGTGCTCGGTGCGCTGTTCATGGCCTGGGCCGGCTATACCGCCTTCAACGCCTGGCGCGGCTGA
- a CDS encoding TIGR03862 family flavoprotein: MATTRKVIVIGGGPAGLMAAEILAARGLRVDVFDAMLSAGRKFLLAGIGGLNLTHSEPAPAFISRYRERQDVLAPMLEDFGADALREWAHGLGVETFVGSSGRVFPREMKAAPLLRAWLHRLREAGVRFHVRHRWLGWQADTSNPTSGLRFATPGGERIVAADAVVLALGGASWAKLGSDGAWVPWLEARGIGIAPLKPANCGFDVGRQAGSTSGEGWSGHFRERFVGEPVKSVAATFIDAQGESHHRAGECMISATGLEGGLIYALSAPLRETIAASGSATLHLDLAPGRSLERLVEDLSRPRGSRSMSSHLQSKAGITGVKAGLLRECTTAAEFADPARLAAAIKALPLRLAAPRPLDEAISTAGGVLFEDVDEHLMLRALPGVFCCGEMLDWEAPTGGHLLTACFATGRAAGESAADWLASLS; encoded by the coding sequence ATGGCTACCACGCGGAAGGTGATCGTGATTGGCGGCGGGCCGGCGGGGTTGATGGCGGCCGAGATCCTTGCTGCACGAGGCCTGCGCGTCGATGTCTTCGACGCGATGCTGTCGGCGGGGCGCAAGTTCCTTCTTGCCGGGATCGGCGGACTCAACCTGACGCATTCGGAGCCTGCTCCGGCGTTCATCTCACGCTATCGCGAACGACAAGACGTGCTCGCTCCGATGCTCGAAGACTTCGGCGCCGACGCGCTGCGCGAATGGGCGCATGGGCTGGGCGTCGAGACTTTCGTCGGCAGTTCGGGACGGGTGTTTCCGCGCGAGATGAAGGCTGCGCCGCTGCTGCGCGCGTGGCTGCACCGGCTGCGCGAAGCGGGCGTGCGCTTCCACGTGCGCCATCGCTGGCTGGGCTGGCAGGCGGATACGTCGAATCCGACGTCCGGGCTGCGCTTCGCGACGCCGGGCGGCGAGCGGATCGTCGCCGCCGACGCGGTGGTTCTCGCGCTGGGCGGCGCGAGCTGGGCGAAGCTGGGATCGGATGGCGCCTGGGTGCCGTGGCTCGAGGCACGGGGTATCGGAATCGCGCCGCTAAAGCCGGCGAATTGCGGTTTCGACGTCGGACGGCAAGCCGGAAGCACGTCCGGCGAGGGCTGGAGCGGACATTTCCGCGAGCGCTTCGTCGGCGAGCCGGTGAAGTCGGTCGCGGCGACCTTCATCGACGCGCAAGGGGAAAGCCACCATCGCGCGGGCGAATGCATGATTTCTGCGACCGGCCTCGAAGGCGGACTGATCTACGCGCTGTCCGCGCCCTTGCGTGAAACGATCGCCGCGAGCGGTTCGGCGACCCTCCATCTGGATCTGGCACCGGGGCGCAGCCTCGAGCGGCTCGTGGAAGATTTGTCGCGACCGCGCGGCTCGCGCTCGATGTCGAGCCATCTCCAAAGCAAGGCCGGCATCACCGGCGTCAAGGCGGGGCTGCTGCGCGAATGCACGACGGCCGCGGAATTCGCCGATCCGGCGCGGCTCGCCGCGGCGATCAAGGCGCTGCCGCTGCGGCTTGCGGCGCCGCGTCCGCTCGACGAGGCGATCAGCACGGCGGGCGGAGTGCTCTTCGAGGACGTCGACGAGCACCTGATGCTGCGCGCCCTGCCCGGCGTGTTTTGCTGCGGCGAAATGCTCGACTGGGAAGCTCCGACGGGCGGCCACCTGCTCACAGCGTGCTTTGCGACGGGGCGTGCCGCGGGCGAATCTGCGGCCGACTGGCTTGCGAGCCTCAGCTGA
- a CDS encoding DNA-deoxyinosine glycosylase, with amino-acid sequence MSRLEGFPPIAAAHAHTLILGSMPGAASLAAGQYYAHPRNGFWPIVCAVLNIDPAEPYSDRARQLAERGYALWDVLGACRRRGSLDADIEAESTEINDFAGFFATHPGVTRIFFNGGTAETFFRRHVWPQLSEQAGVTLWRLPSTSPANASWSFADKLAAWKEIA; translated from the coding sequence ATGTCCCGCCTCGAAGGTTTTCCGCCGATTGCCGCAGCTCACGCGCACACGCTGATCCTCGGCAGCATGCCTGGCGCCGCTTCGCTTGCGGCCGGCCAGTATTACGCCCATCCGCGCAACGGCTTCTGGCCGATCGTCTGCGCAGTGCTGAATATCGACCCCGCCGAACCGTATTCGGATCGCGCGCGGCAACTGGCCGAACGGGGCTACGCGCTGTGGGACGTGTTGGGGGCATGCCGCCGGCGCGGCAGCCTCGACGCGGATATCGAGGCGGAATCGACGGAGATCAACGACTTCGCGGGCTTCTTCGCCACCCATCCGGGCGTCACGCGCATCTTCTTCAATGGCGGTACGGCCGAAACCTTCTTTCGGCGCCACGTGTGGCCGCAATTGAGCGAGCAGGCGGGCGTCACATTGTGGCGCCTGCCTTCGACGAGCCCCGCCAACGCATCCTGGTCCTTTGCGGACAAACTCGCAGCCTGGAAGGAAATTGCATGA
- a CDS encoding Yip1 family protein has protein sequence MNTHNLPKMLYSYSEGWQDIIQIHPTVAKLFVTWVMPMSLIPSAMFLYSMLVTPGAVFPEMVPPLTMAEALVAAVAFYLAELAMVALMASIIQQMGDVVDAKPAYSESFILAAVAPTPLWLSALALFIPSAWINGLVVALAWVASAALIYHGVYPLFKLEDRSKSRLMGSFILTAGVIAWGALLVVLSLAMSMIIGLR, from the coding sequence ATGAACACCCACAATCTGCCCAAGATGCTGTATTCCTATTCGGAGGGCTGGCAGGACATCATCCAGATCCACCCCACGGTCGCCAAGCTGTTCGTGACCTGGGTCATGCCGATGTCGCTGATTCCGTCGGCGATGTTCCTGTATTCGATGCTGGTGACCCCGGGCGCGGTATTTCCCGAGATGGTGCCGCCGTTGACGATGGCCGAGGCGCTCGTTGCGGCGGTCGCTTTCTATCTCGCCGAACTGGCGATGGTCGCGCTGATGGCTTCCATCATCCAGCAGATGGGCGACGTCGTCGATGCCAAGCCGGCGTACTCCGAGTCCTTCATTCTCGCTGCCGTCGCACCGACACCGTTATGGCTGTCCGCGCTCGCGCTGTTCATTCCGTCGGCCTGGATCAATGGCCTCGTCGTGGCGCTCGCCTGGGTCGCGTCGGCGGCGTTGATCTACCACGGCGTCTATCCGCTGTTCAAACTCGAGGACAGGAGCAAGTCGCGCCTGATGGGCTCCTTCATTCTCACGGCCGGCGTCATCGCATGGGGCGCGCTCCTTGTAGTGCTCTCGCTCGCGATGAGCATGATCATCGGGCTGCGCTGA